GCTTCTAAATTGATGAACATACTCTCTAGTATCTTCATTTCACTTCTTCTTTTGGGAGACTATGAAAACTATCAAATAATTTAGGAGAAAAAGTGGGATTTCATGGTAATGACCAAATTATAAGAGAATGAAAGTTTTCCCCTCCTTTATTTTGCCACTATGTTGGAGAGGAAAGGATGAAGAAAATTCTTTCTTCCTCCACTTttttatattatcattttattattaaagtattatcaaaaatatctaatttaattattaatatattattaaattaaataaattattcaaaatatCTCTCATATCATCACTACACCCAACAATTATCTTTCTTACTAAATAACAATTTTACTCTTCATGTTTCTTcaaaatttcatccttgagtcaCTACTTACTTTTGGTAAAATTGTGATTGAGTCCCTCTTATTTTTTCTActtatttaatttggtccttaCACGTCAAAATAAATTGGATTATTTTCACTCTTGGTACtttaaatttcttatttttacacattaaccccttaattttttaatatttacacttGGACCATAAATGTTTCACatatttacgatttaatccttgcTTTAGACTAACTTATCTCAACATActtcttaatttaaaattttctttagcaTTTCTTAACCTTCTCTTTCATCATCTTTATATATCCCTCATTTTAACATAAATCAATTATATACAATTTAACACTATTATAATATTtcagtttttttttgggggtgttacatgaaaatTTGCACTTTACTTGTACTTTCAAATGTTTCTAATTTGAGCCAAAGGTGATTTCCATCACATTAATAAGTAATCCAAATTATTCTCATGTCAAATAATCAATCATAActcatattttcttttctttttttttttttggtcaaaaTTGCATTTTACTCCCACTTAGAATTTGCAATTGTCATGTTACATTCTCACATCCATAATTTTTAATGCATTTCCATCtccaatatttaattttaattttatcaaaatcttCATTTCACTATGTCTAATCCTATAACAATACCAGATACCATACAGAAATTGTTTAGGGGGGCATTTCAAGTCTATAGGCCAATCCAACCAACGACGAAACTAAGACTTGATttgataatatattattatcTACTTCCTcaacatatattatatttaactTCATGACAAATTacataatcaataaaaatatattacaagTTAAGCTAAATTAAAGCCTTAAAATTGAAACTCAACCCATATTTTAAACAAACCTTTTTTTTGGTCAAGTATATTTTCTAGCCTCATACTTCTGTTAAATCCCCTCACTCAACTTATATTTTAAACAAACTCATATTTTTCAAGCCTCATACTTCAATTTATATCCATATCCCCTTATATTTCCAACCGACATTTACAAGTGATTCTTTAAGCTTGGATAAATAGACATGATTTTAAGATTTGTGCTTTTTCATATATTACAAGTATTTTCATTCTATTTACAGTACTGAAGATGACATTCAGATAAGGTCTAGGATCTTTACTCACTATTAAGTATATAACAAATGACTGGCCTTTATATATAAACATTTATTGCAAACTTAGAAGTTCATAAAATAAAAAGCTTGTGTGAAACCGATGCTGAAAGGTCATGATCATGTTGATGCATAATAATGACAATCAAAAAGCACACATCTTAAAACAATTTGGCCTTTCATTGGCTCTTCCATACCAAAAACACCGAACAAATACAAGAACAAAACCTAATTAATTAGAATCTTCCATCCTCATTTTGATTAGACAACAATAAGACAAGTTGGATGTAAAAACTGTTAAAGTCTCAACGCCTCCTCATTCCTCGTCCACGGCCACGCCCCCTGCCAGCCATGGCACTAGCAGCAGCTTCTCCCTGTGCACTCTCCGACTGTAACATTACAGCATACGACATCAGTGAAAGAGCCGTACGGCAGTGGAGATGCTTTTGCCACACATTAATTCTAACAAGTAGTTCGGCTAAAATGGACATAATGTAGGTCACAATGcatcatattaataaaattaagccTTTGTTCTTTGTTTAGGAACAAGCGGTAGAGCGggaaataagaaagaaaatagTTCCATTGCCATTTTCTGCCCATTTTcacaaaaatcattttaaattgaaaatataactGAAAGGAATATGTATCATTTATACTCGTACATACATATAATGTAAAGACAATAAGCTAAACAAAAATGATAAAAACATTCTCGCTTATATTACTTTTTCCAGGAGCAGGTGGGAGTGGCTGAGCGGAGGAAAGTATGGCTATTCTATAGATGTTGATATATAAAGCATTGACATATTTGTTATTTGAATCAATGGCACTGTGTGGATTCCCATGATTCAAtataatattcaaattaaaaatgTGTTGTTTCTACTATAACGATAATTACTAATGATGATTATACCAAATTATGATCATCAGAACTCACTTAACTTGAAACACCCAATCACTATTCCCCAAATCCCATGAGTTTTGAGTCTCAATCCCTCAAAACTCTGACAACAAATGAGATTCCTCTAAACCTATCTCAAATCTCTCTCAGAAATTAATAAGCCCTAATGCACGATAAAGCAAATGACAGCAAACACATGAAATGAGGACAAAGGGGAACAAGAAGAAAATGATCATTGAGTAGAAATTTCAATCACTGAACTCCAGATTTGGTCTATCCTACAGAAGGACATAGGTATGAAATGGATCCCTAAATACTTGAGAGGCATTTATAGTTATCCTCAGGAACACGATCAGAGATTGCATTAATAGTATCGTGGGTTTTGAGAACTCTAAACTACACTGGGGACTTGGATAAGTGATCTTTATAGGTTATCTTCTTGCCTATGATTTGAGGCAGAGTTCATGGCAGTAATTGAAGAAAGAAGCATTGTGATTAAAGGTTAGTTTTTGTAGTAGGATTCCACTATTTGAGCATGAGAGTGCAATCTATCTAACCAAAAGTTGGATATTTCATGAGGAACAGACATATTTATGTCAAATATCCCTTTCATGTTTCACTAGTTCAAACATGGCTTTGGTTGGTTCCAGCAGCTTGCAACCATCCTAAGGGAATATTTATGAAGGTGAGCATCAACTTTCAAGAGACCTATAATAATAATGAGTTAGAGATTTTAAACCAAGGGGAATCATTGTCAGTGATTGAAAACTCAATCTCAGTAACTATTAccacttttctttatttttcctctTTTGAGGTCAGTTGACACTTCAAGCTCCATAATTTTAGTAATATTAAGACTTGATACTCATGATGGACAATTTTGCAAGAGCAAAAGGAAAAGACACATAAAATGAGATTTCTAATGTAGAAAAGAACCAGACTTTTGAGTTTGGGACCAAAACTTAAACTGCAACTTTAATCTACTTATCATAAAGAAATTTCTCATTGCCTCTATTAAGGTATAACGAAACCAATTACGCATAAGCTACTTGAGCTAAGCTCTATGAATTCTTCAAGTACCACTTGTTCACTGTTAGCCTCAAGCTCCAGTATACTCACTCAAGAGGCTTGCAAGCCTAGAACCTCTGGAATTTTTAATTACTTCAGATATTAAACACATGCATAAATTAAATATTCTAGTAATTAGCATTTTCTCAAGTTTTAAGTTTGGAAATCGAACTCAAGCTAAGTTCAGTGTTAAGCTCAACGTTTGAGCATGATGATTGAACTAATTCAATCAGGCTCCCGGACTAAGGATTTacaacctcattttatcttatcaaGTGATTCAGGAATGAAAATGGTCTTCCTAAATTATGAGGCTTGATTTAATAAGGGTTTGGGATTTAGAAAAATTCCAAATGCCACAAAATTTCAtacaaaaatttattaattttctaacatattttgatttttgagcAAGAATCAGGGCCTTTATTGCTTTTAAAGAATACACCCTTCCCCAGGAACATTCATTAACCATGAAAAAGGTCTTATTATCACAATTTGAGCTGAAAGTTAGGTCCAATAACCCATTGATAATTTGACCAACAAAACTCAATTCAGGAACAAATTCAGAAATTTTTGAAGCATTTGGTCCACAAATGCTTGAGCAATATATAATTAAATGGATCACATAAAAAGAAGCAGataaacaacaaaacataaaaagtATGCATACGGTTTCCGAGACAGGGAACATGGTATTACCTTGGGATTCTTTACAGTCTCATCCACACTTAGAATAAGACAAGCAGCCTCAGTAGCAGCATTGATGGCATTGCTCTGTGGGCACATTTTTTATACAAAATGCAAAAATTGTTGAAATAGATATTAGCAAATTAAAAGGTATACCATTACATAAGAAAATATCAGTTGTTAATCAGTCAAGCCACCTTTACAACTGATGGCTCCCAGACAAAGTTTGCAAATGAGTCTGCTATTCCACCAGTGTTGATGTCCACTCCGTAAGAAGCACCCTCGCCTGCCCAGAAACTCAAACAGTTAAAAGAGAATCTCTCATTGATAAAATGGGTAGAAAATGATTTAGAAAGTTAATAAAAAAGAAAACTTAGTAAACGAAGGTTAACCAGATGGAAGCGCATGCTTCTGCCTTAATTTGTTCAGCACATCAGTAGCATCAAATCCAGCATTGTCGCACAGTTGCCGTGGGATAACCTGCAGATTGAAGGATACAGCATAAAGATGTCATATATCTGCAGATGAAAAGATAAATGCAAAGGGTTCATTTTGATAGAGCATTTCAAGGCAAAGTTATATATGAGGCCTTCCTAAAACAATTGTCTTCAAGGAAAATATATATGTTGTGTTCATGTATTACAAGGTATTATGCTATGGCTGCAAGATATAATGAATGCATATGcaagaaaattttatataataacaaGGGCAAAATTTCAAAATCTGCCCAAACACATTAAAAACATGTTTCTCCAGTAGTTGTTCACCCAACAGGCTCTTGTTTAGACATGAAAGGattaaagttgtttatctaactgACAAGGTTCAGCAAAATTAAGAAGCATACATTAGCTGAAAGCAGTATTTAAGCATGTTGACATATGCGAATGCATGTCCAGGTACATATACCTTTTCATACAAATTTTgaataacttaaataaatttcCTCCAAGAAAAACATAATTTCATCTCCAATCATAGTAAATTACATTAAGACCACATTGAAATCAGATTAAATTCAATTTCTATTTCACCTAACAAAAAACCTGTATAGGGAACTCCCATTAATTTAACCATTGGGTGGGAGGTAATAGAACATACCTCAAGAGCTTTTGCATAAGAATTAATAAAAAGTTGCGACTTCCCAGCTATTGTGCGTGCATGCTGCCTCAAGTATCGACTTATCTCCATCTTCCACCAAAGGCAAGTTTTAAATATCAAGATCCAAAATTATCTTAAAAATGATTACAAGTTTCGGTAGTTGTTATAAATACATACATCTATTGCACCACCTCCAGCAACTACTGTAGAGTTCTTCAGAGCTCTTCTAACAATCATAATTGCATCATGCAAGCTCCTCTCAGCTTCTTCAATGAACTGAAAATAATTCAGTCTCTAGCATCAGAATGAGAAGCGATAAACGTTAAGAAAAAGAACTCATCAAGATATGGAAAACCTGATCAGCTCCACCACGAAGAACTATAGTGGCTGTCCGTCCTGATGGGCAACCGCTGAATATATTAAACCTCTCATTTCCAACTTGCTTTTCCTCAAAAACTTCACATGTCCCTAGAACCTTCAAACCAAAGAGATTTAAATTCAAGAAGTTCAAAAGAAGGAAATTGAACAGTTTTTGACAGTGAGCAGGAAACTGAAAAGGATGGCTGCATTccaaacaaaaacaaatataaagtgcatagcaacctcatcaattATGTTGTTAACTGATGTCTGTACAGTTCCACCAGTTGCAGCAGCAACCCGCTGAAGGTCTTCCTCGGCTACACGACCAGCACAGAAAATATCTCTATCTGCAAAATACTGTCAACACACAGAGATTCATATCAATAaaacttgatatatatatatataggtgtatgtatgtatacatatgagagagagagagagagagcaacAAAACATGATTTACTAAATGCATCACTTTCTCGGCAAAACTATCAATGAAATAACATAGCAGAAGTAACTAAGTGGTCATATACGAATTATAAAGTATCAAATATCAACATAGACATTTTCTTGACAAACCCACCACAAACACTCATAAAAGTAATGAAGCAAGAAGAGAAAAACGGGCATTTGTCTCAgtctcttttgtttttttttttttgggggatttGACAACCATAACCATATATTAACTCAAGCTAGTCACGAATTAACCATAGAAGTACAGATAAGTTAGTTATCAATAGTAAAAGAGACAGACAGAAAGAAAAATGTAACATTTACATTTAAGGCAAAATCTCAGACCTGTGTTGCCAGATCCCCAATAGCCAACCGTGAAAGAACAACTTTGGCACcacttttcacacatttatccAACTTGTCATAAATGATATTCCATTCTGCATCAACAATTGATTGATATTGTGATGGATCCGAAAGTCTGTAGCATATAAAACAAGGTAGAGTCAATCGCCACTTATTAACAAAGTAATTCAAATCAAAGACAGAAATATTCCCTACCTTATCTCAGCATTTTCCTTCTCAGATTTCAGTTCCAACTCAATGTTCAACAGAAGTATCTTGGGATTCAGAAACTTTTTTGGTTGCTGCTCAAAACCCGCATATGAAAATGTCTTTTTAAAGGCAACACCATTGACCAAAAAGGAGTCCCGCATATTGCCACCTGGAACCTGTAAAAAGAACAAAAACACTACTCAATTTGTTATTCAACACAACTATATTTAATGCAAGAAGCAAACAGAAAAATTTAGACAGGAATTTTATTAGCATCATTGTCCGAAGGAATTTCATTTTAGAGGCAATGCCAGACTCTTACCCCCGACATTGGATTCATAATTTGACATTAGCTAAATAAATTCA
This is a stretch of genomic DNA from Gossypium arboreum isolate Shixiya-1 chromosome 11, ASM2569848v2, whole genome shotgun sequence. It encodes these proteins:
- the LOC108486521 gene encoding T-complex protein 1 subunit eta; this translates as MAAMLQPQIILLKEGTDTSQGKAQLVSNINACTAVADVVRTTLGPRGMDKLIHDDKGNVTISNDGATIMKLLDIVHPAAKILVDIAKSQDSEVGDGTTTVVLLAGEFLKEAKPFVEDGVHPQNLIRSYRTACYLAIEKIKELAVSIEGKSLEEKKSLLAKCAATTLSSKLIGGEKDFFASMVVDAVIAIGNDDRLNMIGIKKVPGGNMRDSFLVNGVAFKKTFSYAGFEQQPKKFLNPKILLLNIELELKSEKENAEIRLSDPSQYQSIVDAEWNIIYDKLDKCVKSGAKVVLSRLAIGDLATQYFADRDIFCAGRVAEEDLQRVAAATGGTVQTSVNNIIDEVLGTCEVFEEKQVGNERFNIFSGCPSGRTATIVLRGGADQFIEEAERSLHDAIMIVRRALKNSTVVAGGGAIDMEISRYLRQHARTIAGKSQLFINSYAKALEVIPRQLCDNAGFDATDVLNKLRQKHALPSGEGASYGVDINTGGIADSFANFVWEPSVVKSNAINAATEAACLILSVDETVKNPKSESAQGEAAASAMAGRGRGRGRGMRRR